The Porites lutea chromosome 7, jaPorLute2.1, whole genome shotgun sequence genome includes the window GTCCAATTAGACCATCACATTGAACACAACAACACCGATATTGTGCTCCTAAATAAGGAAGATAAATCGTGCATTATAGTTGACGTTGCCTGCTCATCCGACACCAGAATAATTAGCAAGAAAAGAGAGAAGACCGATAATTACTGTGCCTTGAAATAGGAAATCAAACGAATTTGGAACTTTCGTTCAGTTTAAGTCATCCTAATTTTAACTGGTTGACTAGGTACAGTTTCGAAAGGATTTAAAATGCGGCTAAGACAGTTGGGAATACCATATTTCATGGAACTTTTACAACGAATAACCTTGCTGGGGTTGCGAAATGCCTGCTGGACACTTAATTATATTTAGGACGGAATGATGGTACGGAGTATACTACACAGGCTGTGACCCGATACTCAGTCACATTTCCTGCAGTTTATATAACGCTAATTCCGTACAATTTATTAGCACCTCACAATCAAAATGCGACCCAACAATTATTTGACTTTCAAAATCAATTACGCTCCAATGTAGCTGAACAGGTGAAAGAAAGGTAAGATGAAGTCACCGGCTGTCAGGTTAAAAATTCCATCTGCATGCGTACATGGTACCTGAAGATGTAGGTCATTGAAGGCAAATGAATCATGGTAATGATTCGGTTGTTCACACCAACATAGACAACTTGATACATTAGATCCATCGTTCCCCGACGTCTCCGACagtacaaattttaaaacttttgatgTCTGATGTCGGTAATGTTTGCGCCGACCAGCGCAGAAAAACTGGGACGCGTCCAGATTTACCTGATTTGTTTCCGGCCATCCCAGACAGCAGACAAAGtctgggactttcgagaaaaggTAAAGTCCCTGATCGTCTTCGATTTTCCCGACAAATGAAAACCAGGCCTTCAAATTGATACATTGGATGAATTTACTTACAATAGGTTGATTTACTTTTACGCCATGCTCCACACAGATTATAAGCACCactctttaatttatttcagcCTTAAGATATCCATTACAAATGTCTTCTACAAAACAGCGCATTCTAGTTAAGTAAACAAGCCTAATAGACCTTATAGACTGATAAGGTTTCAATTACAGCGGCGTAAACTTGATTAAATTGCTAAGAGAAGTTTTTGAATCAATGTTAATGACCAAGGATGATTTTGAATGAAAGGCTCTTTTCAAACACGTTGAATTTGTTATTAAATCTGGTTTACCAGTTTGATTCATGAGGTGTTTAGGGCATTTGTCATCTTTTCTTCAATCAAATACGCGCCAAAGTAGGTGTGAACGGTCGACATGTAAATTTTGCAGTTGTTTCGGGTTGAATAAATCGTAATGACGTCACCAGCAATCAGGTTGAAAATCCCTCCTGCGTACGCGGTACCGTGGACACCTTTATCTGGGACAGGGATCTGAATCATTGTTCGTACACGGCCGTTCACTCTCACTTGGATCCTTCCAGTGCTGTGATAGTAGATCTGCAGGTAGATATAGTACCGTCCAGTGGTAGGCACAGTCAGTTTTCCATCGTGGTACTTCATCCCTCCAGCAAGATGGCTGTTCGTGGCATTTGCATTCCAGTCTTTAATCACTATAGggtgaaaaggaaaaaggatgTTAATCCTGGGTGattaaatttcctttaattCTGAAAAAGGGAATCTATGATAATCCATTTTAAAAAGAATAGGACAACTCGACTGAAGATCAGTACAGAGCAGGGAAATACAGTAGGCAATACAAACTAGCCAATCAGCACACTCAGCGCAAAGTTCTTATGAGAACGAACCAGAAAAGTCTCGTTGACGGACTGTGGTTCATCGGCGGAGGCTGCTGTTTGTTGCTGTCCTTTTATGACAGCAAATGCTGCTGTTTCGTTATGGTTTCTTATTTACCTTATCTTCGCGGTGTGTTCCACGGGTTCGTGTTTTGAACATTTATTTCAGACAGTAGTTTTGAACTCAAAGTAACGTTATTTAGAAGTTTTATGTTTGTGATGGAAAAATGGCGGAAATCGTTTGAGATGATGTATAGgatatttataattttaataatttttgtgtttaaatGAAGTATTTGCATATTAGCTGTTTAAGTTGTCTTCTTTGAAGGCGAAATAGGGGGCATTTTTAACCTGTAGCACCGTGAGAGCGTTTTTCGagaatttaagcttaattgCAGTATTTGAATACATAATGAGCAAAACTAGTACTACTAATACGTTCGTGTCTTGCGAATGATACGTTGGCAAAAATTAGAATAAGCCCTTTTTTATACAAGAGACAATTTATGACATCTGATTCTACGTTATTAGACCATTGGCAGACACGATGTGTCAGATGGTTAATGACAAGTGGAGAGTTAGCGGTGTAGTGGAAGGTAATGAACGCATATACGTTGGTTGGCTTGATAGGTCAGTTCTCCTCTGCTTACTGCTTCGATGTGAGCAGATGGCTTGTTTGAATTCTGTAAAAGAAAGAGCAataattttgtaataattttctcaatagtatgctatttttttttaagtttacaaGAGTCTATTTTTCACTTAGTATCCCACCTATATAAGGAACCATGTTTACTGCTCTCTCTACAAAGTTTTTGTGGAAGCCACGTGTTATCTCTAAACAACTGAAGTTCGCACTGGATTCACATCAAAATCGAACGGCTCGGCCTAAGGCGTTCTCGCTCGCGTGGTTTTCGCCTCAGATTAGATATCGGAATCCGTGAaatttttgcctgtggaatcTGGAAGCacagaaaattttgcttttggCATCCGGAATCTTGGGCTTTGGGATCCGAaatacagctcaaagaatccggaatccttctaacgattgaaatccagaatccaacttTTACTGAAAAAGACTGGAAATGGATACTGGTATCCGGAATCCActgcgtggaatccagaatccaaaactgtcttggattcccttatatggTGCGATAGATACTCATTCCCTATTCACCATATCTACCACACGTTTTGCGATTTTCAATCCGGAACGATTTTCGTTTTCCGTTTACATTATACCATAATGAAATTTCTCACCAGAACGAGAATTTCCGGAGTGGCTTGTATGGGAACGAAATGTCGTTTCGCTATCATGTCAACAAATACAGAGAAATAGAGAAATATATGGAGATGGAATGAACTCGTTCCAGATTGAAAGTCATTTCGGTATCACATTTGCCCAATAACACTATTTTATGTACTACAGCTATCGGTATTTGGAGTAAAGCGAGTCCCTTACGTAACAAGTTTAACGAAGTAAGCTTTTCAACACAAATACtaagtacaaaataaaattttgggaCTGTTCGAGCGTATGGTCGTTTTTCAACTGCTTTGGGAATTAAAAGGACAAACAAATGCTAGCAAACAAACTATATTATagataaaatgaaagaaaaaacaataataataaagtaagAGAATTGAGTTGAGTTAATAATTGAAAAGTTAGGAAGTGGTAGATCGTCCTACTTGATCATGATTTCCTGAAACGGTTACTGCTTGGCAAAAATTCAGGTTGGCACAAACCGAAGCGACAATGATAACCAAGAACTTCATGATCTTGCAACTCTTAGATATTAACTTTGTGAAAAGTTTAGCAGTTCAGACTAAGTTTAACTTAACAGCTCAACGTAATCGTTAATACTGAAAAACTGagccaaaaattggcaattttaaTAACTAAAATATAGATGCGTTCGGGCTTGCTGAACACGAGAGTCACGAACGCATTTCCTCGTGATTTTTATGCACATTCTGTTGATTACCAAAGTGGGTGAAGAAAAACTTATAAAAGGCCATGTCAAGAACAAGAAACCAATAAAAACCTGACAACCAAAGTTCAGAGCTGGAAcataaaccaaaacaggaactctgatgTAGATAGCAATCAAGGTCAGCTATAATCCCAAGCAatgaaaaataaggaaaaacgcAACTAGCTCAAAAATAACTAAGGAAAGTCTgttaaatatcaaaacaaaCCTAGCCACTTTTGTCCTTGGGCCATCTTAGTTTAATCAGAAGTGAAACACAATGCTTTAAAAGCTGTTGCCTTTTGTATCttactattaataattttgagTTCTTAATCTCAGTTCCAGGACAAAAGGACAAAGGAAACCGAGCAAAGTGAAAAACAAGTTTGGGCTTGCTTACCACGAGAGCCGGTTTCAAACGCCTTTATAGTGACTTTCACATCCTGTTGATCACCAAAGAGGCTTAGTAAGCTAAACAAGACTGAACTCATAAGGTTAATCATGTCACGTACAAGAAAACCAATGAAAGCATAATTATTAAAACCATGCACACTTCAGGTTGGACCAAAACAGGAACCTTGATGTAGGTAACAATAATTGCAAAGGTCTGCTATAATCCCGACCCCCATGGCTACTTCAAGGCCTAGCATCCAGTTTATATTATTTAAATCACGAGATAAAAAGACACTCATGTTGACAAACCCATTAAAAGGTTAGTATTCAAAATCCAAACGACTTAAACTTACAAGTACAAACATGAAATAAGCTAAATAACGCGTGACACAACATTCAGGACATAGATAACAATTATGTTAACAAACTCATTAAAAGGGTTTTAACTTTCAAAAACCTGTCGACACAAATGACACCAATCTTCATAACAATAtagaaaatacttcacaacagtAATCTGAATCTGAAACCTTattaactgggctgcctgtTGCGAGCCCAGTTTataaaatgagtttcatttttttctcagggGGTATTTCTGGGAAGTCGCAGTGGGGCTACACCGTCCGCCTCATCTAATCTTTACACTACTTCAGAACAATATCTATAAGGTTAATGTAAGAGAGTTCCTTCGCCGGGATTTATGTCGTGAAAACGGACAATTAACCTTTGACCTTATGATGGCTTAACATGAAGTACTTACCCATGTTAAGCGAAGGCAGCCATTATAAAATGAAGACGTGTTTGATGTACTGCgctttttcatcgtctcctTCAAAAGATTCTACGATGAGTACCTTGTGGGGTTTTTCTTCATTATTTGTTGAAGTTTAAACCTTTGCATGattttttcccttccaaaacgtGATTACAAATCTCTCTGTGTTTGTGGCTGGAGTGTGTGTGTCAGTACACCCACTGAGTAAAGATTTCTCTCAAGCTGTCATTGGCACTTTTTATCAGTGCCATTTTTTGAAAGATGGTAGGATGGGTcgcttttaagtttttttttctttatgttgaAGTTTAAATCGTTTAAAATGTGACGGCCAATGTGTCTTTTTATCTTATTGCGATTCTTGCTCAGCGTGTGAAAAGTCATTTCTTACACGGAAAGGAATGTCCTGTGGAATGTGCTCATTGTAGATCACCAAGtgcaaaaaatattatatatgttCAGTAGGACAGTGAGAAAGGCTTTATAACGCAATGTcagccaaaaacaaaacttaaagttaatttgctttgttagttttaagaaccagaattgagaAATGTACTGCTTGTTATTAACAGCGTTTTGATAACGACAACTAtagttttggaatttccggttaggTCAAATAACACTATATACTGGGGAGCAGAGGGATTAGGGGAGGagtgcgtgaaaataacgcttattgtttcctgcttagaatggttcacttgcttatttttattcataatggtggaatttgatGAGGGACTATACGGCCCCGACCCGACAATGgcactcatttttcttgttacgaaagtcttccAAAAAAGTACAATGTTCAAATGAGTATTAAACTGTTTAAGTCTCACATGATAATATCATATTATGCTACGTGACGCAATGGCCAGCGACGAGCCTGGTGGCCTAAGTGTgcagccaccccctcccccaggaaAATTGGCAGCCCCGGTAAACTCGCCTTTTGGCGATTCTTGTTATATTTTAGTATAATGACTGCTTTCTTGTTGTGCAAGTAACCGTCTATGGTCAAACTTTAGTAAGCGGAACATTCTACGATTCACGTGTTCAAGCTGACAGAACACTGAATAAGTGACTAACCTAAACTTATGAACGAGAAAAAGAAATCACCTAACCTCgtattctcttttttttcctcttctctctATTATCATTTTGGCTTTCTAATTgagttttaaacatttctttctgGGGATAAAGTAAAATGTAAGTAACAAGTCAGGATTTGGAATTGGATTTCATTAtgataaatgtaatttttgcgcAGTAATTCttatagcctgagaaaagaTCCGACATTTAGCGGCGGCACCCCTGGTtcccccgcgaaatgacgtctcaGCAACGACTGcagcaatagacctttttcacgacacccgccatctttgcactcGCTTAACTGCGGAACTGATGGGATATGAACAatatcacgtggtttctcaggagGCAAACAAGACAGTGATAAATATGTCAATGgaagaaatcgcggtcgagtttgtttattctagacaacaggaaatgaagaccttttcatcttaaagacgataatgtcaaaatatgggtggaagtgatcattgttacttttttgtatGCAGTAGCGACCTTAGATGTTCTCATGGCAAACAGTAATGACGTAAATCTTGCCAAAACTCGATatgtacattttgcatgaccATGAAATCGTCGTCCCGTTTtgatagaataaacaaactcggtCGCGTTTACTggtattggcaaattttatctaatgtttgccccctgaaataccacgtgataGCTTTTTAATAATATCCCATCGATCCTAGAGCGCGTGCAAatatggcgggtatcgtgaatgaTGTTTATTCTATACTGATCACACTCACCACCCAGACGGAAGGCCAATACCAGCTACTTAATATCTGACGGATTAGGTGTCACTATTGATGGAAAACTGGCCTTCTCTGAGCACACATCAGCTGCGTGCAAAAGGGCAAGTTCGCGGGGTGGAGTCGGCAGATGCGCTACCGTATTAAGCTCATACCGATCCGGGCTAAACTTCAAATACATAAAGCTGTTGTCCTCCTCCACCTTACACACTAAGCAAACTGCGTGTTTAAGTGGCACTTTTGTTGGAAGTAGGATAAAGATAAGTTTGAGAGGATTAACGCAAGAGGGCTGAGGGCAGTTTCAAGTATaatagattagcaaaacatcAAATTGGCACGTGCATATAGTTGCCCTCGAGCAGATGTTACCTTCGGGGGAGGTTTACTTTAGGCAAGTAATAACTAGTAAGCTACCCAGGGAGCCCAGGATGGAGTTGATTTTGTTCAGTGATCTACAGTTTGGCCCGACCCCTTCGGGGCAAGTAGAATTGGCCACTTTTTGAATCTCTTCTTCGTGTTTCACGAAGTCTGCTGGATTCATTTCGCTAACTGGAGAAGCTTTATTGGTTTCCACATCTGAGGCAGTCCTATTTCTACGAGCCTAGCGTGTTTATTTACCCGTTGGAGTTagaattttgtggaaaaagtgGTGTTGGAATGGAGTGTTGGCGGCTGAGATGTCATCTCGTGCCACCTATCTTGTGTATTTTATTGTATGGAAAGTGAATTTGAACCCGAAACCTCGAGTGAGCATTAAGGATAACAACAAATAACTGCAGGATCATATTTTTggcccatacaaacactgtaattttactggaacacaTATTTTTCTTACTAGCACTCTGATTTtgatcaaaattgaaaaatatttaaatatttcaCCCTCTGCAAACCATTTGATGCAtgagaaaatgcaaggggtgacaggccgcacatctataccggcgtgaaaccttgtgtaaacctttttatattttagctctaacgagcatgtcctttagggattttcctttcttgtaggaaatgataggtgGTTCTTTGAAAATTTGGCCAAGTaacggttggttttgtataagattccagtttttcattaaaacttcttttaaagcagacactgagggctggtactGTGTCacaaaaggcaatatttctttttcctctttgttgttgtgtttcaggaGAGCAGACTCCCTCTCTGTGAACTTTATATCTGATAGAAGGTTTTCTATCatagtttgtgggtagcctctgtcAATCAAGcgtattttgaaatttgaaatattttcctcaaACGTAGATTttgaggagtttgttcgtaggattctcaaggcttctcctttgacaaatccttttttaacactcggcgggtgacaagaggtgaaatgtgtgtactggaaggtttccgtttttttaaaatgtgtctttacatcaaggatagatttttccttgaatcttgtgcc containing:
- the LOC140944132 gene encoding tumor necrosis factor-like, whose product is MKFLVIIVASVCANLNFCQAVTVSGNHDQNSNKPSAHIEAVSRGELTYQANQLIKDWNANATNSHLAGGMKYHDGKLTVPTTGRYYIYLQIYYHSTGRIQVRVNGRVRTMIQIPVPDKGVHGTAYAGGIFNLIAGDVITIYSTRNNCKIYMSTVHTYFGAYLIEEKMTNALNTS